One Sphingomonas sp. SUN039 genomic window carries:
- a CDS encoding sigma-54-dependent Fis family transcriptional regulator, producing the protein MLNTDFRQRESVATELLLGESASIRAVRTRIDLVAGETASVVITGPSGSGKECVARALHLRGVRADKPFVAINCGAIPRDLIESELFGHERGAFTGAHGTHIGKFEQADGGTLFLDEIGDMPLDVQVRLLRVIEDRSVQRIGGRTPIPVDVRIVSATHRDLDMMIGQGLFREDLFYRLAVVPISLVPLAERREDIALLTAHFIARLAPGRLRIGDSGLDRLEAHDWPGNVRELRNLIERAAVLHPGKTLDACDVEALIARRSRRTTAEPTAAPQLRIDRPIDLASELARIEADYIRTALERSGGVVAATARQLGLRRTTLVEKMRRFDLGRPFAAGLATPI; encoded by the coding sequence ATGTTGAATACTGACTTCCGGCAGCGGGAAAGCGTAGCGACGGAGCTTCTGCTCGGCGAAAGCGCTTCTATTCGCGCTGTCCGGACCCGGATCGATCTGGTCGCCGGCGAAACCGCATCGGTCGTGATTACCGGCCCGTCGGGGAGCGGCAAGGAATGCGTCGCGCGCGCGCTCCACCTGCGCGGCGTCCGCGCCGACAAGCCGTTTGTCGCGATAAATTGCGGCGCCATTCCCCGCGACCTGATCGAATCGGAGCTGTTCGGCCATGAGCGCGGTGCCTTCACCGGCGCGCATGGCACCCATATCGGCAAATTCGAGCAAGCCGACGGGGGCACGTTGTTCCTCGACGAGATCGGCGACATGCCCCTCGACGTGCAGGTCCGGCTGCTCCGCGTGATCGAGGACCGGTCGGTCCAGCGTATCGGTGGCAGAACGCCGATTCCGGTCGACGTCCGCATCGTGTCGGCCACCCACCGTGATCTGGACATGATGATCGGACAGGGCCTGTTTCGCGAGGACCTGTTTTACCGGCTGGCGGTAGTGCCCATCTCACTGGTACCGCTTGCCGAGCGGCGCGAAGACATTGCACTGCTGACGGCACATTTCATTGCGCGGCTCGCCCCCGGCCGGTTGCGAATCGGCGACAGCGGGCTCGACCGGCTGGAGGCGCATGACTGGCCCGGCAATGTCCGCGAACTGCGCAACCTGATCGAGCGCGCGGCGGTCCTGCATCCCGGCAAAACCCTGGACGCCTGCGATGTCGAGGCCCTTATCGCGCGCCGCAGTCGGCGGACCACCGCCGAGCCGACAGCTGCGCCGCAACTACGGATCGACCGGCCGATCGACCTCGCAAGCGAACTCGCCCGGATCGAGGCCGACTATATCCGTACTGCACTCGAACGCTCGGGCGGCGTCGTTGCGGCGACCGCGCGCCAGCTTGGCCTCCGGCGGACGACGCTGGTCGAGAAGATGCGCCGCTTCGATCTCGGTCGCCCATTCGCGGCCGGACTGGCGACCCCGATTTAG
- a CDS encoding MarR family transcriptional regulator gives MFETLSKAEQMALADIADRRRAVWVVTDDLVMRGEMQGAVAAAGGRVSRAMSIDEALAALGDRPYETLVLLDTGDVVSGAVATLLDRIDADASDGGRAAIISFPLSAIDFVTSRISAPFASLLCAPSIAERAAAIGLADIPAALHLAEVDRAVDTIRLQQLAEEVGRIARVLAGYAEPGAEPPRRTVSDGLIGYRAGPPQSPSGAPQNVRAEDVRTMLRLRRQRDSLFAGELFADPAWDMMLDLMAARIERLKVAVSSLCIAAAVPPTTALRWIRTLTDLGIFVRVADPTDGRRVFIELSDTTAAKLLDYLGEAKHAGTAML, from the coding sequence ATGTTCGAAACCTTGTCGAAAGCCGAGCAGATGGCCCTTGCCGATATTGCCGACCGTCGCCGTGCCGTCTGGGTCGTTACGGACGATTTGGTCATGCGCGGGGAAATGCAGGGCGCGGTGGCTGCGGCTGGCGGGCGCGTTTCCCGCGCGATGTCGATCGATGAGGCGTTGGCCGCTTTAGGTGATCGTCCTTATGAGACGCTCGTCCTGCTCGATACTGGCGACGTCGTTTCTGGTGCGGTGGCCACTCTGCTCGATCGCATCGATGCCGACGCGAGCGACGGGGGTCGCGCCGCCATCATCAGCTTCCCCCTGTCGGCCATCGACTTTGTCACGTCCAGGATTTCGGCTCCGTTTGCGAGTTTGTTGTGCGCGCCGTCGATAGCGGAACGTGCGGCCGCGATCGGGCTGGCCGATATTCCGGCTGCCCTGCATCTCGCCGAAGTCGACCGCGCTGTCGATACGATCCGGTTGCAGCAACTCGCCGAAGAGGTTGGGCGGATCGCACGGGTGCTGGCTGGCTATGCCGAACCGGGTGCCGAACCGCCTCGACGGACGGTATCCGACGGCCTGATCGGATATCGTGCCGGTCCGCCCCAGTCGCCATCGGGTGCGCCGCAGAATGTCCGCGCCGAAGATGTCCGCACGATGCTGCGCCTGCGCCGTCAGCGCGATTCGTTGTTCGCCGGAGAGCTGTTCGCCGATCCCGCATGGGACATGATGCTCGACCTGATGGCGGCGCGGATCGAGCGGCTGAAAGTCGCGGTGTCGAGCCTGTGCATCGCGGCGGCCGTCCCGCCGACGACCGCGTTGCGCTGGATCCGGACTCTGACCGATCTCGGTATTTTCGTGCGCGTCGCCGACCCGACCGACGGGCGGCGGGTGTTTATCGAACTGTCCGACACGACCGCTGCAAAGTTGCTCGACTACCTCGGCGAAGCGAAGCACGCCGGGACGGCGATGCTATAA
- the cysK gene encoding cysteine synthase A — MKAANILETIGNTAHIRVSKLFPDAEVWIKSERSNPGGSIKDRIALAMIEDAEKSGALKPGGTIVEPTSGNTGIGLAMVAAVKGYKLVLVMPESMSIERRRLMLAYGATFDLTPREKGMKGAIERAIELVDSTPGAWMPQQFENPANINVHVRTTSQEILADFPEGLDALITGVGTGGHITGCAQVLKAAWPNLKVFAVEPTLSPVISGGQPGPHPIQGIGAGFVPANLHTQLLDGVIKVDPADAKTMAKRAAAEEGMLVGISSGATLAAIAQKLPDLPSGSRVLGFNYDTGERYLSVPDFLPE; from the coding sequence ATGAAAGCCGCCAACATCCTCGAAACCATCGGCAACACCGCGCATATCCGCGTGAGCAAGCTGTTTCCCGATGCCGAAGTCTGGATCAAGTCCGAGCGCAGCAACCCGGGCGGATCGATCAAGGACCGTATCGCGCTCGCCATGATCGAGGACGCGGAGAAGTCCGGCGCGCTGAAACCGGGCGGGACGATCGTCGAACCGACCAGCGGCAACACCGGTATCGGGCTCGCCATGGTCGCGGCGGTCAAGGGCTATAAGCTCGTCCTCGTCATGCCCGAAAGCATGAGCATCGAGCGCCGCCGCCTGATGCTCGCCTATGGCGCGACCTTCGACCTGACCCCGCGCGAAAAGGGGATGAAGGGCGCCATCGAACGCGCCATCGAGCTAGTCGACTCGACGCCCGGCGCGTGGATGCCGCAGCAATTCGAGAACCCGGCGAACATCAACGTGCATGTCCGCACGACGTCGCAGGAAATCCTCGCCGATTTCCCCGAAGGGCTCGACGCGCTGATTACCGGCGTCGGCACCGGTGGGCATATCACAGGCTGCGCGCAGGTACTCAAAGCTGCCTGGCCGAACCTCAAGGTGTTCGCGGTCGAGCCGACGCTGTCACCGGTCATCTCGGGTGGCCAGCCGGGTCCGCACCCGATTCAAGGCATCGGGGCCGGTTTCGTACCCGCCAACCTCCACACGCAATTGCTCGACGGCGTCATCAAGGTCGATCCCGCCGATGCCAAGACAATGGCGAAGCGCGCCGCTGCCGAGGAAGGGATGCTCGTCGGCATTTCGTCGGGGGCGACGCTGGCGGCTATCGCGCAAAAACTTCCGGACCTTCCTTCGGGTTCGCGCGTGCTGGGCTTCAACTACGACACTGGCGAGCGCTATCTGTCGGTGCCCGACTTCCTGCCCGAGTAG
- a CDS encoding MFS transporter, with the protein MTSPQPASPPESPLAIPDFRFFLLARFFANWGTIPMVVILGYQLYETARGPLYGMGIRDAAFLLGLLGLVQFVPLFLLAPVTGWTADRFERRTVVRTANGVDLLISVALAAATWSGTLTLPLLFALAALHGAARGFIGPASSSIVPNIVPPELLPRAIAMSTIAWQGAAISGPAIAGYLYAANTTAPYVMSSVSLAISILALTPIRRVVPPPMAADRHPLRQMLDGLTYVGGHKFLLGAITLDLFAVLLGGATALLPVYAYDILKVGSGGLGAFRAAIAIGSAAVALWFAFRPLKNNVGVKMLAAVAAFGAFTAVFGLSTSMPLSLVALAGIGACDMFSVYVRSSLVQLHTPDAMRGRVSAVSGVAISASNELGEVQSGLFAALLGPVGAVVFGGVAAVAVALGWAYIFPELRRARTFAPPESLLSNADLQERPA; encoded by the coding sequence GTGACGTCTCCCCAACCCGCTTCGCCGCCCGAGTCCCCGCTGGCGATCCCCGATTTCAGGTTCTTCCTGCTCGCCCGCTTCTTCGCGAACTGGGGGACGATCCCGATGGTCGTCATCCTCGGCTATCAGCTTTACGAGACCGCGCGCGGGCCGCTCTATGGCATGGGTATCCGCGATGCCGCGTTCCTGCTCGGGCTACTCGGGCTGGTCCAGTTCGTGCCGCTGTTCCTGCTGGCACCGGTCACGGGCTGGACCGCCGACCGGTTCGAACGGCGCACTGTGGTGCGGACGGCGAACGGGGTCGATCTGCTGATCTCGGTGGCGCTGGCCGCGGCAACCTGGTCGGGTACGCTGACGCTGCCCCTACTGTTCGCGCTCGCGGCGCTGCACGGGGCTGCGCGCGGGTTCATCGGTCCGGCAAGCTCGTCGATCGTGCCCAATATCGTGCCGCCGGAACTGCTGCCCCGCGCGATCGCGATGAGCACGATTGCCTGGCAGGGGGCAGCGATCAGCGGCCCCGCCATTGCCGGTTATCTCTATGCCGCGAACACGACGGCCCCCTATGTCATGTCGAGCGTCTCGCTGGCGATCTCGATCCTCGCGCTCACGCCCATTCGCCGGGTGGTGCCGCCGCCGATGGCCGCAGATCGGCATCCGCTGCGCCAGATGCTCGACGGGCTAACCTATGTCGGCGGGCACAAGTTCCTGCTCGGCGCGATCACGCTCGACCTGTTCGCGGTGCTGCTCGGCGGTGCGACCGCGTTGTTGCCGGTTTATGCCTATGACATTCTGAAAGTCGGCTCGGGAGGGCTGGGCGCGTTTCGCGCTGCCATCGCCATTGGCTCGGCGGCAGTCGCGCTATGGTTCGCCTTCCGCCCGCTGAAGAACAACGTCGGCGTAAAGATGCTTGCCGCCGTTGCAGCCTTTGGTGCGTTTACGGCCGTGTTCGGTCTGTCGACCTCGATGCCCTTGTCGCTGGTTGCGCTGGCGGGCATCGGCGCGTGCGACATGTTCTCGGTTTATGTCCGCTCCAGCCTCGTCCAGCTCCACACCCCCGATGCAATGCGTGGACGGGTGTCGGCGGTTTCGGGCGTCGCGATCTCCGCGTCGAACGAATTGGGCGAGGTCCAGTCGGGCCTGTTTGCGGCGCTGCTCGGGCCGGTCGGCGCGGTCGTCTTCGGCGGCGTCGCGGCAGTGGCGGTGGCGCTCGGCTGGGCCTATATCTTCCCCGAACTCAGGCGCGCCCGCACCTTTGCCCCGCCAGAGAGCCTTTTGAGCAACGCCGATTTGCAGGAGAGACCCGCATGA
- a CDS encoding L,D-transpeptidase family protein, giving the protein MARSSSLSLNRVAAALIGTALLGAGVIALWPMAKPAATQVVSAPPKPVAKPATPPAPTDPALYPIRSALTIDHKMKHGEWVWNEAPAPVGGPDGDVVLITVDLKAQMMSVFRGGHEIGVAVIEHGASDKPTPLGAFNILAKHADYRSRTYVDDSGRGAPMPWAQQLTTSGVFIHGAKIRIDWGSNGCVGIPDAFAEKLFGATKVGDRVIITDGAVMQVGNSVPAA; this is encoded by the coding sequence ATGGCACGTTCCTCTTCGCTCTCGCTCAACCGTGTCGCTGCGGCACTGATCGGCACCGCCCTGCTCGGCGCGGGCGTGATCGCCCTGTGGCCGATGGCGAAGCCCGCTGCGACACAGGTCGTCTCCGCCCCGCCGAAACCGGTCGCCAAGCCCGCGACGCCGCCCGCGCCCACCGACCCCGCGCTTTATCCCATCCGTTCCGCCCTCACCATCGACCACAAGATGAAGCACGGCGAATGGGTGTGGAACGAAGCCCCTGCTCCCGTCGGCGGCCCCGATGGCGATGTCGTGCTGATCACCGTCGACCTGAAGGCGCAGATGATGTCGGTGTTCCGGGGCGGGCACGAGATCGGCGTCGCGGTGATCGAACACGGCGCGAGCGACAAGCCGACCCCGCTGGGCGCGTTCAACATCCTCGCCAAGCACGCCGATTATCGCTCCCGGACGTATGTCGACGACTCGGGCCGCGGCGCGCCGATGCCCTGGGCGCAGCAGTTGACCACCTCTGGCGTGTTCATCCACGGCGCGAAAATCCGTATCGACTGGGGCAGCAACGGCTGTGTCGGCATCCCTGACGCGTTCGCCGAGAAACTGTTCGGCGCGACCAAGGTCGGCGACCGCGTCATCATCACCGACGGCGCGGTGATGCAGGTCGGGAACAGCGTCCCCGCCGCCTGA
- a CDS encoding type II toxin-antitoxin system VapC family toxin: MSFYLDTSAIISVLVGDDHSDRANAWLAEHDGGDICISHWTAPEVSSALAIRIRRDVLTAAGRDYALSTWNRLSRDSFRTLAVDQANFIRAAALVDRYTLGLRAPDALHLAIAEAAGATMVTFDERLKSACLAVGLDVAEV; encoded by the coding sequence TTGAGTTTCTATCTCGACACCTCGGCGATCATATCGGTGCTGGTCGGAGACGATCACTCCGACCGCGCCAATGCCTGGCTGGCCGAGCATGACGGCGGCGACATCTGCATCAGCCATTGGACGGCCCCGGAGGTGTCGAGCGCACTTGCCATCCGCATTCGACGGGACGTGCTGACGGCTGCGGGACGCGATTACGCCCTGTCGACCTGGAACCGGCTCTCGCGCGACAGTTTCCGCACACTTGCGGTCGATCAAGCAAATTTCATCCGCGCCGCCGCGCTTGTGGACCGCTACACACTCGGCTTGCGCGCGCCCGATGCCTTGCATCTGGCAATTGCCGAAGCAGCTGGGGCAACAATGGTGACGTTCGATGAGCGATTGAAAAGCGCCTGTCTGGCAGTGGGCTTGGACGTTGCCGAGGTCTGA
- a CDS encoding type II toxin-antitoxin system Phd/YefM family antitoxin: MESINLADAKARFSEIVDRAEAGESIEITRRGKLAARIVPPTTDQPRKPIDLEALRKLRESLPYQTQTAADLIREMRDEGY, encoded by the coding sequence ATGGAAAGCATCAACCTCGCCGACGCCAAGGCCCGCTTCAGCGAGATCGTCGACCGCGCCGAAGCGGGCGAGAGCATCGAGATTACCCGTCGCGGCAAACTCGCCGCGCGGATCGTGCCGCCCACGACCGACCAACCGAGAAAGCCGATCGACCTTGAGGCGCTCAGAAAGCTTCGCGAGAGCTTGCCCTATCAGACGCAGACTGCCGCCGACCTCATCCGCGAAATGCGGGACGAGGGGTATTGA
- a CDS encoding HigA family addiction module antitoxin, translated as MTWVRLRVTRQAMSNLLNGNAGLSAEMAIRFEKAFGVRADTMMRMQAAHDLAEVRAREGEILVKRVGV; from the coding sequence GTGACTTGGGTACGGCTACGCGTGACGCGGCAGGCGATGAGCAATTTGCTCAATGGCAACGCGGGCCTGTCGGCGGAAATGGCGATCCGGTTCGAAAAGGCGTTCGGGGTGCGGGCCGACACGATGATGCGGATGCAGGCGGCGCATGATCTGGCCGAGGTTCGGGCAAGGGAGGGTGAGATTTTGGTGAAGCGGGTAGGGGTTTGA
- a CDS encoding helix-turn-helix domain-containing protein, which yields MTVLTIGIASPADYKARTMAIARGEHRPAVDEPKLWFPSLESLAKILSDRNRALLALIAEECPESLQALADRTGRAKSNLSRTLKTMERYGLIRLEPRPGRAIAPRVAYDEVRFEVPLKRAA from the coding sequence ATGACCGTCCTGACCATCGGCATTGCCAGTCCGGCCGATTACAAGGCTCGCACTATGGCCATTGCGCGCGGCGAGCATCGCCCCGCAGTTGATGAGCCAAAGCTGTGGTTCCCGTCGCTCGAAAGCCTCGCCAAAATCCTGTCGGACCGCAACCGCGCACTCCTCGCGCTCATTGCGGAGGAATGCCCGGAATCGCTTCAGGCGCTCGCCGACCGCACCGGTCGCGCAAAGTCGAACCTGTCACGCACCCTGAAGACCATGGAACGCTACGGCCTCATCCGCCTCGAACCCCGCCCGGGCCGCGCGATTGCGCCAAGGGTGGCGTACGACGAGGTGCGGTTCGAGGTTCCATTGAAGCGGGCGGCGTGA
- a CDS encoding DUF6516 family protein: MTIDRDPSLDALLSLDGEIFVIDPDGGHWVKFEVRRTEVTTERPHGLRYSMTLHAADGTRLVGYDNAHAAPGHPQPFDHRHRLRTIRPYDYRDAAMLLADFWTSVDAVLAERGVKL, from the coding sequence GTGACGATTGATCGCGACCCCTCGCTCGACGCGCTGCTCAGCCTCGACGGCGAAATCTTCGTGATCGATCCCGACGGCGGCCATTGGGTGAAGTTCGAGGTGAGGCGCACGGAAGTCACTACCGAACGACCGCATGGCTTGCGTTATTCGATGACGTTACACGCGGCGGACGGAACCCGTTTGGTCGGCTATGACAACGCCCATGCCGCGCCGGGCCATCCCCAGCCGTTCGACCATCGCCACCGGCTGCGGACGATCCGGCCCTATGATTATCGTGACGCCGCCATGTTGCTCGCCGATTTCTGGACGAGCGTCGATGCGGTCCTCGCCGAACGCGGAGTGAAACTATGA
- a CDS encoding ATP-dependent helicase, which produces MSVPQPTESDPPYLRGLNPPQRDAVLTTDGPVLVLAGAGTGKTAALTARLAHLVYTRKAYPSEILSVTFTNKAAREMRERVRALIGDAVEGMPWLGTFHAIAAKMLRRHAELVGLQSNFTILDTDDQLRVMKQLIIAADIDEKRFTARALSGLIDGWKNKGLVPADLGAGESELFANGRGGELYAAYQARLKALNACDFGDLLLHMLVILKTHRDVLEQYQNRFRYIMVDEYQDTNSSQYLWLRLLAQQRKNICCVGDDDQSIYSWRGAQVENILKFEKDFPGAKVIRLEQNYRSTPHILAAASGVIANNTGRLGKTLFTDLPQGDPVKVIGVWDGPEEARRVGDEIEAWQHRGPKGANTLDGVAILIRAQYQSREFEDRFIAIGMPYRIVGGFRFYERAEIRDALAYLRLINQPSDDLAFERIVNVPKRGLGDKAVAKMQMLARAEGIPLTHAAARILDTDELTPQARRALGNLVGDIARWRDMASSMNHADLARQMLDESGYTGALQAEKTVEASGRLENLTELARAMEEYETLGDFLEHVSLVMDNEAAANEAKVTIMTIHAAKGLEFDKVFLVGWEEGVFPSQRALDEGGLNSLEEERRLAYVAITRARQSATILHAANRRIYGQWTSSIPSRFVAELPAAHVEHETTMSGGASLWQANWSERADPFADVARGTGRGPGWQRAASVGSGFSTAPQRIVEARGPAISLGNKGRDDLTLGQRVFHTKFGYGVIAEIEGNKLEIEFESAGRKRVLDSFVTVGG; this is translated from the coding sequence ATGAGCGTTCCCCAGCCAACCGAGTCCGATCCCCCCTATCTCCGCGGCCTCAACCCGCCGCAGCGCGATGCCGTGCTCACCACCGACGGCCCCGTCCTCGTCCTCGCGGGCGCGGGCACGGGCAAGACGGCGGCGCTGACCGCGCGGCTCGCGCACCTCGTCTACACGCGCAAGGCCTATCCGTCCGAAATCCTGAGCGTCACCTTCACCAACAAGGCCGCGCGCGAGATGCGCGAGCGCGTCCGCGCCCTGATCGGCGATGCGGTCGAGGGGATGCCCTGGCTCGGCACCTTCCACGCCATCGCCGCCAAAATGCTCCGCCGCCACGCCGAGCTCGTGGGTCTGCAGAGCAATTTCACCATCCTCGACACCGACGACCAACTGCGCGTGATGAAGCAACTGATCATCGCCGCCGACATCGACGAAAAGCGCTTCACCGCGCGCGCGCTCAGCGGCCTGATCGACGGCTGGAAGAACAAGGGGCTGGTCCCGGCCGATCTCGGCGCTGGCGAAAGTGAACTCTTCGCCAACGGCCGCGGCGGCGAACTCTACGCGGCCTATCAGGCGCGGCTGAAGGCGCTCAACGCTTGCGATTTCGGCGACCTGCTGCTCCACATGCTGGTGATCCTCAAGACGCACCGCGACGTGCTCGAACAATACCAGAACCGCTTTCGGTACATCATGGTCGACGAATATCAGGACACCAATTCGTCGCAGTATCTCTGGCTCCGTCTCCTCGCCCAGCAACGCAAGAACATTTGCTGCGTTGGCGACGACGACCAGTCGATCTACAGCTGGCGCGGCGCGCAGGTCGAAAATATCCTGAAGTTCGAGAAAGACTTTCCGGGCGCGAAAGTCATCCGCCTTGAACAGAATTACCGCAGCACCCCGCACATCCTGGCGGCGGCCAGCGGCGTCATCGCCAACAACACCGGGCGCCTCGGCAAGACGCTGTTCACCGACCTGCCCCAAGGCGATCCGGTCAAGGTCATCGGCGTGTGGGACGGGCCCGAAGAGGCCCGCCGCGTCGGCGACGAGATCGAGGCGTGGCAGCATCGCGGGCCGAAGGGGGCGAACACCCTCGACGGCGTCGCCATCCTCATCCGCGCGCAATATCAGAGCCGCGAGTTCGAGGACCGCTTCATCGCGATCGGCATGCCGTATCGCATCGTCGGCGGTTTCCGCTTTTACGAACGCGCCGAAATCCGCGATGCGCTGGCGTACCTCCGCCTCATCAACCAGCCGAGCGACGACCTTGCCTTCGAACGCATCGTCAACGTGCCGAAACGCGGGCTGGGGGACAAGGCGGTCGCCAAGATGCAGATGCTCGCCCGCGCCGAGGGTATCCCGCTCACCCACGCCGCCGCGCGCATCCTCGACACCGACGAACTGACCCCGCAGGCGCGCCGCGCGCTCGGCAATCTCGTCGGCGACATCGCGCGCTGGCGCGACATGGCGAGCAGCATGAACCACGCCGACCTCGCGCGGCAAATGCTCGACGAAAGCGGCTATACCGGCGCGCTCCAGGCCGAAAAGACCGTCGAGGCCAGCGGTCGCCTCGAAAACCTCACCGAACTCGCGCGCGCGATGGAGGAGTACGAAACGCTCGGCGACTTCCTCGAACACGTCAGCCTCGTGATGGACAACGAGGCCGCGGCGAACGAGGCCAAGGTCACGATCATGACCATCCACGCCGCCAAGGGCCTCGAATTCGACAAGGTGTTCCTCGTCGGCTGGGAAGAAGGCGTCTTCCCCTCGCAACGCGCGCTCGACGAGGGCGGGCTGAACTCGCTCGAGGAGGAACGCCGCCTTGCGTACGTTGCGATTACCCGCGCGCGCCAGTCCGCAACCATCCTCCACGCCGCCAACCGCCGCATCTATGGCCAGTGGACCAGCAGCATCCCCAGCCGCTTCGTCGCCGAACTCCCCGCCGCCCATGTCGAGCACGAAACCACAATGTCGGGCGGCGCGAGTCTCTGGCAAGCCAACTGGTCCGAACGCGCCGACCCCTTCGCCGATGTCGCTCGCGGCACAGGGCGGGGACCGGGCTGGCAACGCGCGGCGAGCGTCGGCTCAGGCTTTTCGACCGCCCCGCAACGCATCGTCGAGGCGCGCGGCCCGGCGATCAGCCTGGGGAACAAGGGGCGGGATGACCTGACATTGGGCCAGCGCGTGTTCCATACGAAGTTCGGGTACGGGGTTATTGCCGAGATCGAGGGCAATAAGCTCGAGATCGAGTTCGAGAGCGCGGGGCGGAAGCGGGTGTTGGATTCGTTTGTCACGGTGGGCGGTTGA
- a CDS encoding DMT family transporter: MGPTEWAILIALSVLWGGAFFFLEIMLRAWPPFTVVLARVGLGALVLWLFMRATGRVMPRGWPVWRAFAIVAFLGNAMPFVLFAWGQQRIDSGLASILNATTPLWGVVAAHLFTRDERATPAKIIGVGFGLAGVVAMIGGEALEGVGVRMGGNAVAQGACLVATLGYALAGVYARKFVALGVDPWAASTGQLAAAAIMLVPFALVEAPWTLPAPDATVIGATIGMVVLATAIPYVLYFRLIERAGAGNAFLCTFLIPVVAILLGVLVLGERLELRHLTGMALIAIGLAAIDGRIFARFRTVAPGPDVP, encoded by the coding sequence ATGGGCCCGACCGAATGGGCCATATTGATCGCGCTCTCGGTGCTGTGGGGCGGCGCGTTCTTTTTTCTCGAGATCATGCTGCGCGCCTGGCCGCCGTTTACGGTCGTGCTCGCCCGCGTCGGACTGGGGGCGCTGGTGCTGTGGCTGTTCATGCGCGCCACCGGCCGCGTCATGCCGCGCGGCTGGCCGGTATGGCGCGCCTTCGCCATCGTCGCGTTCCTCGGCAATGCCATGCCGTTCGTGCTGTTCGCCTGGGGCCAGCAGCGCATCGACAGCGGCCTCGCGTCGATCCTCAACGCAACCACCCCGCTCTGGGGCGTAGTCGCCGCGCATCTGTTCACCCGCGACGAGCGCGCGACCCCGGCCAAAATCATCGGCGTCGGCTTCGGCCTTGCCGGTGTCGTCGCAATGATCGGCGGTGAGGCGCTTGAAGGCGTGGGTGTCAGGATGGGCGGCAATGCCGTCGCGCAAGGGGCCTGCCTTGTCGCCACGCTCGGCTATGCACTGGCGGGCGTCTATGCGCGCAAGTTCGTCGCGCTCGGCGTCGACCCCTGGGCGGCTTCCACCGGACAGCTTGCTGCCGCCGCGATCATGCTCGTGCCTTTCGCACTGGTCGAGGCGCCATGGACCCTGCCCGCCCCCGATGCGACCGTCATCGGCGCGACCATCGGCATGGTCGTCCTCGCCACGGCCATTCCCTATGTTCTCTATTTCCGCCTGATCGAGCGCGCGGGCGCAGGCAACGCGTTCCTGTGCACCTTCCTCATCCCCGTCGTCGCCATCTTGCTCGGCGTACTCGTGCTCGGCGAGCGGCTCGAACTGCGCCACCTGACCGGCATGGCGCTGATCGCCATCGGCCTCGCCGCCATCGACGGGCGCATTTTTGCCCGGTTCAGAACGGTTGCCCCCGGCCCCGACGTTCCCTAG
- a CDS encoding type II toxin-antitoxin system RelE/ParE family toxin: MLELVWEPLATEQLSAIIEYIAQHNFPAAERLERQIHAKVELACHVPGMGRPGRVSETREIVAHPNYLVIYRVTDERLYVIRVLHSRQQYP; the protein is encoded by the coding sequence ATGCTTGAACTGGTCTGGGAGCCTCTCGCCACTGAGCAGCTTTCCGCCATTATCGAGTATATCGCGCAGCATAATTTTCCAGCAGCCGAGCGGCTCGAGCGCCAGATTCACGCGAAAGTTGAACTCGCCTGCCACGTGCCGGGCATGGGACGCCCGGGTCGCGTGTCCGAAACGCGGGAAATCGTAGCGCATCCGAACTACCTTGTCATTTACCGCGTCACGGACGAACGGCTCTACGTCATCCGCGTCCTCCACAGCCGCCAGCAATACCCCTGA
- a CDS encoding stability determinant: MAKLDPIVSEFDTEEDAEAYDKWFRAQVEAGLASKGPWIPHAEVKARTKAILDKYRDA, from the coding sequence ATGGCAAAGCTCGATCCCATCGTCTCGGAATTCGACACCGAAGAAGACGCGGAAGCCTATGACAAATGGTTCCGCGCGCAGGTCGAGGCGGGGCTTGCCTCGAAAGGACCGTGGATACCGCACGCGGAGGTGAAGGCGCGAACAAAGGCTATCCTCGATAAATATCGCGATGCTTGA